A window of the Lolium perenne isolate Kyuss_39 chromosome 7, Kyuss_2.0, whole genome shotgun sequence genome harbors these coding sequences:
- the LOC127318713 gene encoding F-box/LRR-repeat protein 13-like, whose translation MASTPPMKRGRYCCSLCGLPKKGHDCSFAGESPAPALMPVVAPAVVDPAPVAADYISALPDDVLGTIISSLPTDDAVRTETISRRWIHLWRSSAPLNLDDRDLHQWVSGDNLVPIVSKILSTPRQTYARRLCLNTLCCHSGDADRYPVFDGWFQSPVLDHLDELDFSYVRVLGNAPLQAQELMPPLPPSALRFSSLRLATFSLCHFPQDLAGVHFPNLIDLTLSRITNYENTLHAMIAACPRLHTLFMDRNYHFRRVYIRSHSLVSVRLFWIACGPT comes from the exons ATGGCATCCACGCCGCCCATGAAGCGGGGCAGGTACTGCTGCAGCCTCTGCGGGCTCCCCAAGAAGGGCCACGACTGCAGCTTCGCCGGCGAGTCACCGGCCCCGGCGCTGATGCCTGTGGTAGCGCCAGCTGTGGTCGACCCTGCTCCTGTGGCCGCCGACTACATCAGCGCCCTGCCTGACGACGTCCTCGGAACCATCATCTCCTCGCTCCCCACCGACGACGCCGTCCGCACAGAGACAATCTCCCGACGGTGGATCCACCTCTGGCGCTCCTCCGCGCCGCTCAACCTCGACGACAGAGATCTGCACCAATGGGTCTCTGGCGACAACTTAGTCCCCATCGTCTCGAAGATCCTCTCCACCCCACGCCAAACCTATGCCCGTCGGCTTTGTCTCAACACGCTGTGTTGCCACTCCGGCGACGCAGACCGCTACCCTGTCTTCGACGGGTGGTTCCAGTCCCCCGTTCTCGATCACCTTGACGAGCTTGATTTCAGCTACGTGCGGGTGCTCGGCAATGCCCCCCTTCAGGCTCAAGAGTTGATGCCGCCCCTGCCGCCGTCCGCCCTCAGGTTTTCCTCCCTCCGCCTCGCCACCTTTAGCCTATGTCATTTTCCTCAGGACCTCGCCGGCGTTCACTTCCCAAATCTTATCGATCTGACTCTCTCTCGAATCACAAACTACGAGAACACCCTCCACGCCATGATCGCCGCATGTCCTCGTCTTCATACCTTGTTCATGGATAGGAACTACCATTTCCGCCGCGTTTACATCAGGTCTCACAGCCTTGTGAGCGTCAGACT ATTTTGGATTGCCTGCGGACCGACATGA